The Oscillatoria acuminata PCC 6304 genomic interval ATCAAAGCCGCTTCATTGCGGTTGCCCAATCTTTTAGCGGAGGCGTCGCTCCTCCCCTCTTAATCATCGAGCAAGTCTCCAATTCTCGTGAATGTTGGAGCGAAAGTGGCAGCAACCCCGTTCGCGTTGATCCCCTGTTAGTCAATTTTGACTTTACCGGGATTTGCGGTCGCAGCACCGATAGCAATGGCTATTCTATCCGAGTGGGCGGTGAAGATATCGGGATGCAGTACAGCTTGCGGATTGTACAGCGCAATGGTGACCTGGTACTGATCGGGGTCAATACGTTTGAACGTCGGGAAATGGAAATTGGACGCACGAACGGCATCGCCAACGGATTTAATAAAATTGTCCTCAATCCCGGATGGCAGTTTGCCAAACGGAGCTTTAATGGTAAGACTTTGGGTCACGTCTATCTGGCTAACACCCAATCTTTAACAGCCCTTGCTCAACCGATGGGTTCATCCGGCACGACTTCTCCTCCGGTGGTGACGACGCCCCCACCTGTGAATGTCTCCTTTGCAGATACGCGATCGGATATTTATGCTCAGGAAATCGAGCAAGCGGTGGCCCTCGGTTTTGTATCCGGTTTCCGGGAAGATAATACGTTCCGCCCCCAAGTGGCCCTGACTCGCGAGCAATTGGTCTCAATGGTGATCGAGTCGTTGAAAAACGTTCCCGGTGCCAATATCAATATTCCCACCACGATTTCCTCTCGACCCTATTTTGATGTAGAAGCGTCGCGATGGAGCGCCCCTAAAATTCAATGGGCCCGAGACAATAATATTATTAGTGGCTATCAAGATCAGAGTTTCCGTCCGGCTCAAACCGTGACTCGTGCTGAAATGATGGCGGTGTTACGTCGCGCTGCTGAATATGGCAATACGCTGCGGGGTCGGGGGACTACCCTCAACGCGACCCGCACGCCTACTAATTTCTCGGATACCCAAAATCACTGGGCTGATGCTCTGATTTCCGATATGTCGAGTTATTGTCAGGTTGCTTCTCCCTTAAATGAATCGGGGACTCAGTTTTTCCCCAACTCTCCGACGTTGCGAAATTATGCCGCAGCAGCAACGGTCCGGATGGTTAACTGTGTCAAACAGTAAGGTAATGGGTAAAAACCCCGATTATTCGGTGGAGTTGATGGGTTGTTTGCCCGGATAAACTTCATAAAAACTGACAATTCTTGTTGTCAGTTTTTTTGTATCTATGAAGTTAGGGATCAAGTAGAAACCGAGTATTTGGCGGCGCTAGAGAGGGGGCTTAACCACTGAAGTCTCGAAAATCGCTTACAATCAGTGGCAGAAAACATTTTAAAACTGTTATTACTAAAGCCATGCAGCACATTAACCGCCACCGGGCTTTTCCAAGTTTTCTGTCTCGAATTCGAGAGCGCGATCGCCTCGAACTTGCTGAGTCGGTATCCCTGATTGGTTCGGCTGTGGGATCCGTTGTGGCGGGATTGTCTGGACAGGTTTTATTTGCCGCAACTCCGATTACTCTGGCATTGTGGCTGAATCACCTCAACCGGAGTCGGTTTGGGGAGCAAATGCGGGTAGAACACCAAGGGGCGATCGCTGATATGCATCAGATGGTGAGTGCAGTCCACACTAGTTTACAAACCTTGCCGCGAACGGAACGGATTAAGGATGTGGAAAATACTTTGATGCGTCTTTCGGAGGCGATCGCCACTTTGCAACAACCGGGCGATCGGGCTAATTCCAGTAACCCCAATCATGAAGAAATCCAGCACGAATTTGCGATCGTCCGTCGCGGCGTCATGCGCCTGAGAGATGTCACCGAAACCCGCTTCAGCGAACTCCAAGAAACCCTCAACCACGAAGTCCAAACCCTCCGTCAAGAGTTAACTTCTCCCCCTTCCGTTCCCTCCCCTGAACTGGCAAACATCAAAGCCGAATTACTCACCCTCGCCCAAAGTTTAGCTGACATTCAAACCCAGTTTCAAGCCCTAACCAGTCCAGTGGCCCCCGACGACACTGCCATTCAAACCCAACTGGATGAACTGCAAAGCCAAATTGTCAAACTGCAACAGCAAAATCGCGAAGTAGTCAAACCCTATCTCAAACATCTCAACCGTGCCATCCAAAAGTTAGAAAGCGCAGAGTAACCCTCAAGGGACTCTCTAAATCTGCAATGGGTTGGATCAGCATTTGCACCCAACCCATCCCCCACGAATTGAGAAGGGCCAAAGGTTAATTTTTGTTACTGAGTCCCCTCCTATGCCGTTAAACCAAATCTATTCTGCTAATCTATGGCTAGTCTTGCGTGCCATATTAACCAAACCTAGATAACGGACTATCAAATTGTTTGGTCATCCCTAGTATTATTTAAAAATCATGTCTCAACACCAGCAGTTAATTATTAAGAACTTTGGACCAATTGCCGAGGTTAAGATTGAAGTTAACAATATTTTGATTTTTATTGGCTCACAAGCAAGCGGCAAAAGTACAATTAGTAAAGCCATATTTTTCTTTAAATCCTTACGAGATGAATTAATCCAGTATTTTTCTCAAGCTTACACTCAGGATTATTTTACCCCTGTAGTCACTCCCTTTGGTAAACAGGCAAAAAATCTATTTATCAAAACCTATGGTTCTGTTTTGCAATTTCCTGATATGGAACTTAATTACCAATACGGGAATGGCATGGAGGTTACTGTTAAACCATCTTCAGATCATAAATTTACCACTGTTAGTTTTAATAACTATTTCCAGGAGAAATTTGCTCAACTTGTTGATTTAATTAAAAAAAGTAAAACTGAGCTACAACACAACTCCCTGGATTTATTCGGTTTAGAAATGAGTATGATTAAAGCTAAAGAAGCTGCTCTATTTCAAAATATTAATGATGAAATTAATAAACTTTTTAATGAGGAAAGTTATTTCCTATTTTTGCCTGCTGGTCGAAGTTTAATTACTACATTATCTCAGCAACTTGACCGAATTAATAGAGGTGACCGAATTGATAGACTTGACCGAATTGATAGACTTGACCTAGGTAATGAATTCTCTGAGGGTAAGGGTTTAATTAAACTAGACTATTTAATGGAAACATTTCTAAATGTTATTGATGGAGCCAAAAAAAGTCTCAGCCAAACTTCTCTATCGCAATTAATTCAAGAAAAAAGTTCAGAAAGTAAAAATCCTGAACTTTCGTCTGTGATTTCCTTGGCTCAAGATTTATTCAATTCCATCCTAAAAGGCTCTTACCGCTATCAAAATGGGAATGAATGGATTGATGTTGGAGATAAAAATAGCACTTTGATTAACTTTGCTTCTTCGGGACAACAAGAAGTGGTTTGGATTTTATTACTGATCCAGCTTTTGATTTTAAATCAACGCCCAGTCTTTCTAGTCATAGAAGAACCTGAAGCGCATTTGTTTCCCGTGGCTCAAAAGGAAATGATTGATTTAATCGCACTCTTGGCCAATCAAACCCACAATCAAGTTCTGTTAACTACCCATAGTCCCTATATTCTCTCATCTTTCAATAATCTGCTTTATGCTTATAAAGTAGGTTCACGCCAACCAGAACAAGTCGAGCGAGTTGTTAATCGCCATTTGTGGCTCGATCCGAATCGGCTAGATGCTTACATCTTAGAAGAGGGCAAAGCTCGTTCTATCTTTGATGCAGAGATGGGATCGATTGAATCAGCCGAAATAGATAAGGCTTCAGAGATTATTGTCAATACTTTTAATCAACTCTTTGAGCTTGAGGATGAAGCATGAACTGTACTTGCCAAGAGTTTGAGACCCATTATCCCCACTGTACAACTTCCTCTGACGGTAAGATAATTACAGCACAAGAGAATAAGCGAAAATATATTCTCAACAATCCATCCAAACAACGGGTCTGCAAAGTTACAGTAGATGACTGTGTAATTACTAGCCAAGACCAATGTAAATGTGACTACTTATTTATCGTTTGCAGCCCAGAGCAAGTGGAAGATAAAAATTGCCAGTCTTCTGAGCAACTTTACTTTATTGAATTAAAAGGGAAGGACTTCATCCATGCTGTCGAACAGCTAACTCAGACTATCGAACATTTTAAACCCCCAATTAATCAGGCCCAAGTCTTTGGTCGAGTCGTGTTGAGTAAATCTCCTCCAGTTAAGAATATCGAGACTAGCACTAAGGTGCGCCGACTCAGAGAATTGTTAAGAAAATATCAGGGTAATTTTGACTATGGGACTCGACAGTATGAGAAGGATTGTATTTAAAACATTAGGTTTTTCGGGATGAAGTGGCAACTCAGTCCAGAGGTTGCCCGATCGCAAATCTGAGGACCCTCTGCCCTCAACCGGAGAAAAAACAGAGGTTCTGCATGGTAGCATCGTCTGCGCTTCTGCTTTAATCGAGAGTGTTGATTCAAGCAGAACTATGACGACTCCATCCACTCCCCCTCAAATTCCTTCCCAGACTTGGCAGCGTCCCATTGGTTTAGATTGGGACAAACCCTATACCGTTCGCTATGGCAGTAATCTCGATGATGGTCCCTGGCATGGAATGCCCCTCGGGGGTTTTGGGGCCGGTTGTATAGGCCGATCGCCTCGCGGTGACTTCAATCTCTGGCATCTCGACGGGGGCGAACATACCTTCCAATCCCTTCCCGCCTGTCAGTTTAGCATCTTTGAAGAAACTCAAAACCAGCGTCACGCTTACGCACTTTGTACCGAACCCCCCTCCGATGGCAGTTTGAATTCCTGGCAATGGTATCCCGCCTCGACTGAGGAGAATCCTACCGGAACCTACCATGCTTTGTACCCTCGGAGTTGGTTTGTTTATCAAAATGTCTTGAAAGCACAACTCACTTGTGAGCAATTTTCCCCAATTTTGCCAGGAAAATACCAAGAATGTAGCTATCCCCTGGCAATTTTTGAATGGACTGCTTACAATCCCACCGATGAACCGATTACCCTAAGTATTCTGCTGACTTGGGAAAATGTGGTGGGTTGGTTTACCAATGCCATCAAATCCCCCACAGTTAAAGTGCGAGATGATGGTTCACCCGTCTATGAATACCAATCTAAATGGGGGCAAAGTCAGGGCAATTCTAACCGCTATATTGAAGATTTCCATCGGATTGGGTGTATAATGGCCGGGGGTCACTTGGGGGAGGTTCCCCAGGAAGGAGAGGGAGAACTGGCGATCGCCACCGCCACCAATCCCTTTCTCGATACCTTCAAAAACACCCGATGGAATCCCACCGGCAGCGGCAAAGAAGTCTGGGAACAGTTTTCTCACGATGGTTCCTTATTGGATTGTACCGATGAAACCCCTGCCGCCAAGGGAGAACGGATTGGGGTCGCATTGGCCGTTCGCTTCACCATTCGACCGGGAAAAACTCGGAAAATTCCCTTTATACTCGCTTGGGATTTTCCCGTGACAGAATTCGCTGCCGGAGTCTGGGAATACCGCCGCTACACAGACTTTTTTGGGCGTCATGGTAAAAATTCCTGGTCCATGATTCGCACTGCACTCAAGCATTCGGAGATGTGGCGTGAGAATATCATCACTTGGCAACAATCGATATTAGACCGGGAGGATTTGTCCGACTCGTTAAAAATGGCACTGTTCAATGAATTATATATTCTCACTGATGGGGGAACATTATGGACTGCCCAGGATGCGGAGGAACCTCGGGGTAAGTTTGCCGTTCTGGAATGTATCGATTATCGTTGGTATGAGAGCTTGGATGTGCGCTTATATGGGTCGTTTGCCCTGTTAATGTTGTGGCCGGAATTGGAAAAATCGGTGATGCGCGGGTTTGCCAGGGCGATTCCTACGGGGGATGATACACCCCGGATTATTGGGTATAATCAAGCGGCAGCGATTCGCAAAGTGACCGATGCCACACCCCATGATTTGGGTGCACCGAATGAACATCCTTGGGTGAAGACGAATTATACCAGTTATCAGGATTGTAATTTGTGGAAGGATTTACCCTGTGATTTTGCCTTGCTGGTGTATCGGGATTTTCTGTTGACGGGGGGAGATGATTATGAGTTTTTATGGGATTGTTGGCCCTCAATGGTGCAGGCGATCGCCTATTTAAAAACCTTCGATACCGATGGGGATGGGATTCCGGAAAATGGCGGGGCACCGGATCAAACCTTTGATGATTGGCCGATGCGGGGGGTAAGTGCCTATTGTGGCGGATTGTGGATAGCGGCATTACAAGCAGCGATCGCCATTGGTGAGGTAATTTTAAACAATCCCCCCCATTCCGGCGTGTTCACCGATACGATTTATGAACAGAAGCGATCGCAATTACTGGAACCGGCAACGATTCAAGCAACCCTGAGTACCTATCAAGATTGGTTGGAACAATCACGCCCCCTGTATCAACACAAACTCTGGAATGGCACTTATTATCGCCTAGACAGCGAAAGCGGTTCGGAGGTGGTAATGGCGGATCAGCTTTGTGGTCAATTCTATGCGCGGTTATTAGGGTTAGCCGATATTGTGCCAATAGACTGTGCAGAATCAGCCTTGAAAACCGTCTATGAGTCTTGTTTTCTGAAGTTTCATAATGGGGAATTTGGGGCAGCCAATGGGGTATTAATCGATGGTTCTCCGGTGAATCCTGATGCAACCCATCCGCTAGAAGTCTGGACTGGGATTAATTTCGGATTGGCGGCATTTTTGTTACAAATGGGGATGAAAGAGGAAGGGTTTAAATTGACCGAAACCGTGATTCAGCAAGTGTATGAAAATGGGTTGCAGTTCCGCACTCCGGAAGCGATTACAGCAGTGGGAACGTTTCGCGCTTCTCATTATTTACGGGCGATGGCAATTTGGGCCGTTTATGGGATGTTCACTGGGTTTAAAGAGGGGAAATAGGGGTAAAAAGAGACAGGACAAGGTAGTGCCTTGTCCTGTGGAGGTAGAGGGCGATCGCCCTCTACCGATTCAGAAATTGGGGTTAGACGAAACTGAAGGCATTTTCTTCTTGAGTGAGAACAGGAACCTCTTCCACTCCATCGATCCATTCAGTGCGATCGCCCTGTTGTTGGTCCAGTCCCGGGAGCAATCCCGCCTCTTTTAACTGAAGCCAATCGGCATCCGCATTGAAGTTAGCGATCGCCTCCGAGTCGAGTTCTCCTTCCCCATCGGTGGAGTTGGAATTATCACCCAAGCTAGTATCGTCGAGGGTGAAGAAATCAGAACCGATGTCGCTCATGAGTGAGTCAGATTCAGGATTGGTAGCTGTATTCTCATCCATGCCGGTGAGGATATCTTTCCCTGCCTCAGCCAGGAATAGGCGATCGAAATTGCCTAAATTGGCGATCGGTGTCGAACTCCCGAGGCGTCCTTCGGACATCCCGTGCATCATAAAGTGTTGATAGCCACTGGGGAAACCACCCGTACTCACAGCATCAGCCACATCCGCGTTATTCATCAGATAGTAATTATTGCTGAAAGCCATACTCGGTTGACGATTTTCGGACATTCCGAAGTGAACAAAGTGTTCCATTGCACTACGGAACCCACCCGTCTGTACCGCTTCAGCCACATCAGCATTTTGAGCCAGATAGTATTCTGCATCAAAGGTTCGAGTTAGCACTTCAAATGCGGGGAACGGATCGCGACCTTCCGCAAATCCGGCGGTGACCAGATGTTCCAATCCGTTGACTGAAATGCCATTCGCAACCGCTTCCACTGCATCAGCGTGTTGAGAGCGATAGAACATTTCTAATCCCTGGAAGACATCACTGGGGAAGCGACCTTCGGCAAACCCAAACTTGATAAAGTGAGCGAATCCACTGGTGAATCCACCTGTAGTTACGGCATCTGCTACATCTGGATTCTGTGTGAGATAGGTTTCGGCAAATATCTCACTGGGAGCGCGACCTTCAGCAAAGCCAAACAAGCTAAAGTGTTGAGCAACACTGAAGAATGAGCCATTTTCAACGGCGGCAGCTACATCGGTATTTTGGGCCAAATAGTAGTCCGCATCGAAGAACAGAATCAAGGGATTGCGATCGCTATTTGTTTCGCCGTCGGAGTTGTCTCCATTGTCACTCGATTGGCTGTCACTGGTGGAAGGCAACTCCTGGGGAAGCAAGGGTTGCTGTTCCGAGTCACGATCAGTCGCGTTGTCGTTATCAGAATCACTCAGATCACGCTCGACCTCGGGACGAACAGTGGGGTCATTCACTTCCACCGTCTCCATCCGACCCAGAATCGCCTCTTTGGTGTTTTTAGCCAGGAACTCTTCAACGGAGACAGTTCCGGCGGCCAATTCCGGCAATCCCACCGCCACTTGCCCAACTGACACCGCTTGCAATTTGGTAATGTTTAGGGCAATCTCTTTGAGAGGACGACCGCTCTCGACGAGTTCCTTGACGATTTGATTACCCAGGGCCATAATTTGAGCGGCAGCCGCAGCACTAGCCGCAAGTTGTGTCGGGTTAATAGTCGAGTCAGACTGCGCTGCTTTGGTAATGGCGTCTTGGAGAATTCCTTGGATGGTTTCTGCCTGGGTCAAATCTACAGGAGTGCCAGCTTGGGTTTGATTGGATATGGCATTAATTCCACTATAAGCCAGTTGTGCGAGTTCTGTTGCCGACACCCCATCGATGAATTTCGCCATCTGGACGATCGTGTTTTGCACCATAATCATCGAGCCAAACACCGAGACACCGTTGGCGTCTCCATTGGAAATGGCCTCTAAGGGATCGTAGCTGCCCAAATCAACATCAGCAGGTAGTCCTAACGCTTCTTTCACTTGCGTTTCTGCCGTTACTGGGTCAGTCCCTTGCTTCACCAAATCGGCGATAATCGTCGTTAACGGCGTGACAACCGTTGACTGTAGAGTTGAAGTGAGGGGAGTTGCCATTTGTAAGCCCGTGGCTACATCCACCCCTCCCCTCAGCACCAACTGGCCTTCAGTGTGGTCAAGTTTACCATCTTGATTGGTATCAAACTGTTCAAGATCCACCTCTATATTGAATCTGCCATCTTCCTGGGTGATGGTCAAGGGTTCATCATCATCCAATATGCCATTTAAGTTAGCATCGAAGAATATCTGACCGTCAGCAATATAACCGTCTATAACTAGGCCAAGTTTGCTGTAGTAGTAGCCTTGTTTTGCTTCTTGTGGACCTGGAACAACAACACCTGTTGCTCCAAATACTGTCAGCATTCGCTTGGAATCCGATACCATTTGAGCCAAAGAAGTCCCACTTTTACTATTATTACTAACCGTAAAACTTGTGAGCGTTTTCTCTGCATTGGGTCTGAAACCAAATCCAAATATAGCCTGATCGCTGCTGTCCCAATAATTTGTTCCAGTAGTATCATAGCTGCTATCTAATCCATCGATCAGATAGTAACGTTCAAAGGACTGCCTGGAAATTTCATCGAACCAATCGGGAACGTTAACTTTTCGTGTCTCAGAAGTACCATCCGTATAGACAAACTTAACTTCCATATCAGCACCGTATGAACTGGTGGCAAATATATGAATTTCCGAATATTTTCTATTGATGTATTCTTGAGTAAAGGATCTGCCTGATGGTAAAAATTTAGCATTTTCCCCATCATGAGCGTTCCTATACTCTAGCTGAACATCGGGATGGTAAGTATTGGCTGGAAAAAATCCGTTATCAGGTAATCCATTACCCTTACTCCCGGCTTTAAAGGTAGCAAATGACTGGGTAACCAAGGTTTCATTATGAATACTCATTCCCTCTTGGGAAGGGTCTGTTTTGTTTTGGCTTCGGTTAACAATTACATCACGAGTCCAGGGATCGCGCCCGAAATTGATTCGAGATCCAAAGTCAAAATGTGTAAGGTTTAATTTGTACTGGAAGCGTTCAATTCCAGTCACTATTTTTACGATAGCGGGATTAGAAGTAAGAGTAATCTTCCAGCTTGTAGGATTGAGTTGTGTGAACGTATAGTCTTTTTGTTGCCCCTCTAAGATTAAAGTGTCAGTACCACTACCTCCATCAATTGTATCGTTAGTGTTAGATGCACTTTTTAAGACATCGTTACCAGCACCCCCATTAAGAAGATTGTTACCTTTACCCCCATCAAGGTAGTCTTCACCATTGCCCCCATAGAGCGTATCGTTACCGTAGTTATTTATAGAACCATCATCATCGTATTGATTCGTACCATAGAGGGTATCATTCCCCTCTCCACCATCAAGGTAGTTACTGCCTTGACCCCCATAAAGAGTGTCATTGCCATTCTCTCCGTAGAGAGTGTCCCGATCTCCACTGGAAAGAACATCATTATCATTTCCGCCGTACAAGAGATTGAATTTCTCTGTACTAAAGGGAATAGATAATGTATCATTACCGTCTCCTCCGTAGAGGGTGTCCTCGCCATAACCTACAAGAGCGTCATTCCCAGTCTCACCATTAAGATAATTTTTGCCAGAATGGACACGGCTACTTAGGTGATCGTTTCCCGCCCCACCTAAAAGGGTATTGTTTCCATCTCCTCCATTGAGCCGATCGTCTCCGTCATAACCATATAGTTGGTCATTTCCGGCTCCACCATTGAGACGATTGGCTTGAGAATTACCATGTAGTGTATCGTGACCCGTGGAACCATCGGCGCTTTCAATAGAAACAAATTTTTCTATTATTCCACCAGGCAAAGTCACTCGCTGCGAGGATAAATCAAGATTAATACCAACACTGATATCACTATAGTCAGCGATATCGTCACCTTCTCCTCCATCTAAGAAATCAATGCCATCTCCACCCGATAGGAAATCGTTGCTATTACCACCATAAAGCGAATCATTTCCTGAACCGCCGTAAAGTGTATCGAATCCCCAGTCTTGCTGGTTGCTATCTCCTTCTCCAGTAATCCAATCATCACCAGCTCCACCATAGAGCAGATCGCTATGTCCTTGTCCAAATATTACGTCGTTTCCGTCCCCACCATGAATAGTGTCCTTACCGTTGCCTCCCATCAGACGATCGTTGCCAGGTCCCCCATCAACTACATCATCGTCCAAACGACCATGTAGTGTATCATCCCCTCCATTCCCTCTCAAAATATCTTTATTATCAACTCCGTCTTTATAGTCATTGCCATCCCCGCCATTAAAATTAACAGGGGGAGCCTTCTGTCCTAACAACTTGTTGATATGTTGCTGAATTGTTTGATAGACAGCGCGGTCTATCATCAAAGAGGTGAGGTCGGATAAGCTATCGAAATTCTGAATAAATGAATTGATAGATAAATTGACAAGATTGACTCGTTGCCCCAACAAATCATAGTCAAGAGTAATCTGGTTACTATCCTTACCCAAAGTGATATTGACATTTAAACCAGTAGATAGATCACCAAAGTTAACACCCAGTCTGCCGGATAGACTGAGGTTGCCATTGTTAGATTTAAAGGTAGCGTTAGCTAAGTCTTGTCCCAAGAGATTAATCGTCCCACTCCCAGAACCACTGAGGGTTTTGAAATCTAAGTCTAAATTTGACTTAAAGGACAAAACTGAAGGCAACTCAAAGTTTAAATCTTTAAGATTTAATCGAGTACCCTTAACCTCTAAATTAACTCCGGCTATTTCTTGTCCCAATACTTTGACCTTCGCACTAGCTCCCAGAGATGGAGATCCATTTAAGTTGAGAGCGAGATTTAATGTATTAGCGCTTTCATCTATGTCATCTTCATATCCTTCGATTTTCAAAAAACCTAAATCGATCGCGGGTAATGTCAAAGATCCTTTAGCATTTGGA includes:
- a CDS encoding DUF3747 domain-containing protein, whose protein sequence is MKTSLLLKTAAIATATLSALTLGTQAIASVFGQQSVDQSRFIAVAQSFSGGVAPPLLIIEQVSNSRECWSESGSNPVRVDPLLVNFDFTGICGRSTDSNGYSIRVGGEDIGMQYSLRIVQRNGDLVLIGVNTFERREMEIGRTNGIANGFNKIVLNPGWQFAKRSFNGKTLGHVYLANTQSLTALAQPMGSSGTTSPPVVTTPPPVNVSFADTRSDIYAQEIEQAVALGFVSGFREDNTFRPQVALTREQLVSMVIESLKNVPGANINIPTTISSRPYFDVEASRWSAPKIQWARDNNIISGYQDQSFRPAQTVTRAEMMAVLRRAAEYGNTLRGRGTTLNATRTPTNFSDTQNHWADALISDMSSYCQVASPLNESGTQFFPNSPTLRNYAAAATVRMVNCVKQ
- a CDS encoding GH116 family glycosyl hydrolase, which encodes MTTPSTPPQIPSQTWQRPIGLDWDKPYTVRYGSNLDDGPWHGMPLGGFGAGCIGRSPRGDFNLWHLDGGEHTFQSLPACQFSIFEETQNQRHAYALCTEPPSDGSLNSWQWYPASTEENPTGTYHALYPRSWFVYQNVLKAQLTCEQFSPILPGKYQECSYPLAIFEWTAYNPTDEPITLSILLTWENVVGWFTNAIKSPTVKVRDDGSPVYEYQSKWGQSQGNSNRYIEDFHRIGCIMAGGHLGEVPQEGEGELAIATATNPFLDTFKNTRWNPTGSGKEVWEQFSHDGSLLDCTDETPAAKGERIGVALAVRFTIRPGKTRKIPFILAWDFPVTEFAAGVWEYRRYTDFFGRHGKNSWSMIRTALKHSEMWRENIITWQQSILDREDLSDSLKMALFNELYILTDGGTLWTAQDAEEPRGKFAVLECIDYRWYESLDVRLYGSFALLMLWPELEKSVMRGFARAIPTGDDTPRIIGYNQAAAIRKVTDATPHDLGAPNEHPWVKTNYTSYQDCNLWKDLPCDFALLVYRDFLLTGGDDYEFLWDCWPSMVQAIAYLKTFDTDGDGIPENGGAPDQTFDDWPMRGVSAYCGGLWIAALQAAIAIGEVILNNPPHSGVFTDTIYEQKRSQLLEPATIQATLSTYQDWLEQSRPLYQHKLWNGTYYRLDSESGSEVVMADQLCGQFYARLLGLADIVPIDCAESALKTVYESCFLKFHNGEFGAANGVLIDGSPVNPDATHPLEVWTGINFGLAAFLLQMGMKEEGFKLTETVIQQVYENGLQFRTPEAITAVGTFRASHYLRAMAIWAVYGMFTGFKEGK
- a CDS encoding AAA family ATPase is translated as MSQHQQLIIKNFGPIAEVKIEVNNILIFIGSQASGKSTISKAIFFFKSLRDELIQYFSQAYTQDYFTPVVTPFGKQAKNLFIKTYGSVLQFPDMELNYQYGNGMEVTVKPSSDHKFTTVSFNNYFQEKFAQLVDLIKKSKTELQHNSLDLFGLEMSMIKAKEAALFQNINDEINKLFNEESYFLFLPAGRSLITTLSQQLDRINRGDRIDRLDRIDRLDLGNEFSEGKGLIKLDYLMETFLNVIDGAKKSLSQTSLSQLIQEKSSESKNPELSSVISLAQDLFNSILKGSYRYQNGNEWIDVGDKNSTLINFASSGQQEVVWILLLIQLLILNQRPVFLVIEEPEAHLFPVAQKEMIDLIALLANQTHNQVLLTTHSPYILSSFNNLLYAYKVGSRQPEQVERVVNRHLWLDPNRLDAYILEEGKARSIFDAEMGSIESAEIDKASEIIVNTFNQLFELEDEA